Proteins co-encoded in one Capsicum annuum cultivar UCD-10X-F1 chromosome 9, UCD10Xv1.1, whole genome shotgun sequence genomic window:
- the LOC107841828 gene encoding sm-like protein LSM1B isoform X1 encodes MTDDNLFSSSLASYLDRKILILLRDGREFLGTFRSFDQYANIVLEGTLERIMVGNLFCDIPLGLYIIRGENVMLIGERESDEKELPPHMTCVSVAEIRKAQKEELKGSTTRKMDFLDFD; translated from the exons ATGACAGATGACAACTTATTCTCATCAAGCCTTGCAAGCTATCTTGATA GAAAAATTCTAATATTACTACGAGATGGTAGAGAATTCTTGGGAACATTTCGTTCTTTCGATCAATATG cGAATATAGTATTGGAAGGTACCTTAGAGAGAATAATGGTGGGCAATCTGTTTTGTGACATACCTTTGGGTCTCTACATTATTCGTGGAGAGAATGTTATGCTCATCGGAGAACGG GAATCTGACGAGAAGGAGCTTCCGCCTCACATGACTTGTGTGTCGGTAGCAGAAATCAGAAAG GCTCAAAAGGAAGAACTAAAGGGTTCCACTACAAGGAAAATGGATTTTCTTGACTTTGActag
- the LOC107840893 gene encoding photosystem I chlorophyll a/b-binding protein 6, chloroplastic: protein MALAIQSTAFSSIPIREVLPTKTFSGKVTTCVLSKKSTRLYAGKEVSSVCEPLPPDRPLWFPGSSPPEWLDGSLPGDFGFDPLGLGSDPELLKWFAQAELIHSRWAMLAVAGILIPEWLESLGFIDNFSWYDAGEREYFADSTTLFVVQLVLMGWAEGRRWADIINPGCVDIEPNVPHKKKPKPDVGYPGGLWFDPFMWGRGSPEPVMVLRTKEIKNGRLAMLAFVGFCFQAVYTGQGPVENLMSHLADPGHNNIFAAFTSH from the exons ATGGCTTTAGCTATTCAATCCACTGCATTTTCTAGCATTCCAATCAG GGAAGTACTACCTACAAAAACATTTTCAGGGAAAGTTACAACATGTGTGTTGTCCAAAAAAAGTACTAGGTTGTATGCTGGTAAAGAAGTTTCAAGTGTTTGTGAACCACTTCCTCCAGATAGGCCACTATGGTTTCCTGGAAGTTCACCACCAGAATGGCTTGATGGCAG TCTGCCTGGAGATTTTGGCTTTGATCCTCTTGGATTAG GGTCCGATCCAGAACTACTGAAATGGTTTGCTCAGGCTGAGCTAATACACAGCAGATGGGCGATGTTAGCAGTAGCTGGAATACTAATCCCCGAATGGCTAGAAAGTCTCGGATTCATCGACAACTTTTCATGGTACGATGCTGGTGAACGAGAGTATTTTGCAGATTCGACAACTCTATTTGTTGTGCAGCTAGTCTTAATGGGGTGGGCGGAGGGTCGTAGATGGGCTGATATAATCAATCCAGGGTGTGTTGACATTGAACCAAACGTACCTCACAAGAAGAAACCGAAACCAGATGTTGGATATCCCGGTGGATTATGGTTTGATCCTTTCATGTGGGGAAGAGGATCACCCGAACCGGTTATGGtgttgaggactaaggagatcAAGAATGGTCGGCTCGCTATGTTAGCTTTCGTTGGATTTTGTTTCCAAGCTGTGTATACCGGACAAGGTCCTGTCGAGAATTTAATGTCACATCTTGCTGATCCCGGCCATAACAACATATTCGCG GCTTTTACATCCCATTGA
- the LOC107840894 gene encoding pollen receptor-like kinase 3 has product MAAVPLVILLSLRTISPRKHCLFLLRISIFFFIFLSNPHLSFSISEDEALIKFKESLRNTTILDSSWRKGTNPCDKIKKWARVQCDGNTVTGLILDEAGLSGEIDIDPLLALPGLRVVEIANNTFSGTIPEFFVLGALKSLYIDGNQFSGEIPKDFFSRMGSLKKVWLANNKFSGLIPESLVNLKSLMELHLENNAFSGRIPSFSQASLTYVNLTNNKLEGEIPQSMSRFGVEPFKGNAELCGQQIGKECSKETKKNEEAPMSKMKWIILGIVVGLLLLTILLRVKRKEDHFDKLGKENLVEGLHVATSSRKSMSIQRKGSESLRGSSRRGGSMKGGGKGMEDLVLVNSEKGTFGLPDLMKAAAEVLGNGVLGSAFKAKMGNGLSVVVKRLREMNKMNRDVFDAEMMKLGKLRHRNILQLLAYHYRKEEKLIVSEYVPKGSLLYLLHGDRGLSHADLNWPTRLKIVQGVASGMCYLHLEFASYAVPHGNLKSSNILLNENYEPLLSDYAFYPLINNAEIVQSLSAYKAPEAIQHQHLSPKCDVYCLGIIILEILTGKFPLQYLDNQKGGTDVVQWAQSAIADKRESELIDPDIASATDSIEQMVKLLHVGAACTISDPDMRIDMKETLRRIDDVSLT; this is encoded by the exons ATGGCCGCTGTTCCCCTTGTTATCCTTCTATCTCTTCGAACAATCTCTCCTAGAAAACACTGCCTTTTCCTTTTACGtatctctattttcttcttcatctttctaTCTAACCCACATTTATCTTTCTCCATTTCTGAGGACGAGgcattgatcaaattcaaagaatCTTTAAGGAACACAACGATTTTAGATTCATCTTGGCGTAAGGGAACGAATCCATGCGATAAGATCAAGAAATGGGCTCGTGTTCAATGCGATGGGAACACGGTTACAGGCCTGATTTTAGATGAAGCTGGTTTATCAGGAGAAATTGATATCGATCCATTGCTTGCCCTTCCGGGACTGAGAGTTGTTGAAATTGCAAACAATACGTTTTCAGGAACGATACCTGAATTCTTCGTGCTTGGTGCACTTAAATCTCTTTATATAGACGGAAACCAATTCTCAGGAGAGATTCCTAAGGATTTCTTTTCCAGAATGGGGTCTCTTAAAAAAGTGTGGCTTGCGAACAACAAATTTTCAGGATTAATTCCTGAATCTCTCGTCAACTTGAAAAGCTTGATGGAACTTCATCTCGAAAACAATGCATTTTCAGGTCGTATTCCATCTTTTTCGCAGGCGAGTTTAACATATGTTAATCTTACGAACAATAAATTGGAAGGCGAAATCCCTCAGAGTATGTCGAGATTTGGTGTAGAGCCATTTAAAGGAAATGCTGAATTGTGTGGACAACAGATAGGTAAAGAATGCAGTAAAGAAACCAAAAAGAATGAAGAAGCACCAATGTCCAAAATGAAATGGATCATTCTTGGTATAGTAGTTGGCCTTCTATTGCTGACGATTCTTTTACGCGTCAAGCGCAAGGAAGATCATTTCGATAAGCTTGGCAAAGAGAATCTTGTAGAGGGGTTGCACGTTGCAACCTCGAGTAGGAAGAGCATGAGCATTCAAAGGAAGGGAAGTGAGTCCCTCCGTGGATCATCGCGAAGGGGAGGGTCGATGAAGGGTGGTGGTAAGGGTATGGAAGACCTCGTGTTGGTGAACTCCGAAAAGGGTACCTTCGGGTTGCCTGATTTGATGAAGGCAGCTGCCGAGGTGCTAGGGAACGGCGTGTTGGGATCAGCTTTTAAGGCGAAAATGGGAAATGGTTTATCCGTTGTGGTAAAGAGATTGCgagagatgaataaaatgaaTCGAGATGTTTTCGATGCAGAGATGATGAAACTTGGCAAGTTAAGGCACAGAAATATACTGCAACTATTGGCATATCATTAcagaaaagaagagaaattgaTTGTATCTGAATATGTTCCCAAAGGCAGCCTGTTATATCTGCTACATG GTGATCGAGGCTTATCACACGCTGATCTAAATTGGCCAACTCGCCTTAAAATCGTCCAGGGAGTTGCTAGTGGAATGTGTTATCTTCATTTGGAGTTTGCATCTTACGCGGTGCCTCACGGGAACCTCAAGTCCAGCAACATTCTACTAAATGAAAACTACGAGCCGCTTCTATCAGATTACGCCTTCTATCCACTAATCAACAACGCGGAAATTGTTCAGTCCCTTTCCGCGTATAAAGCACCAGAAGCCATACAACATCAACACCTCTCTCCAAAATGCGACGTCTATTGTCTTGGAATCATCATACTCGAAATCCTTACAGGTAAATTCCCTTTGCAGTATCTCGACAATCAAAAAGGCGGAACAGACGTTGTTCAATGGGCGCAATCAGCTATAGCTGACAAGAGAGAATCCGAGTTGATCGATCCAGATATAGCGTCAGCAACAGATTCCATTGAACAAATGGTGAAGCTCCTTCATGTAGGAGCCGCGTGTACTATAAGCGATCCGGATATGAGGATTGACATGAAGGAAACACTAAGGAGAATTGACGACGTAAGTTTAACTTGA
- the LOC107841828 gene encoding sm-like protein LSM1B isoform X2 → MTDDNLFSSSLASYLDTNIVLEGTLERIMVGNLFCDIPLGLYIIRGENVMLIGERESDEKELPPHMTCVSVAEIRKAQKEELKGSTTRKMDFLDFD, encoded by the exons ATGACAGATGACAACTTATTCTCATCAAGCCTTGCAAGCTATCTTGATA cGAATATAGTATTGGAAGGTACCTTAGAGAGAATAATGGTGGGCAATCTGTTTTGTGACATACCTTTGGGTCTCTACATTATTCGTGGAGAGAATGTTATGCTCATCGGAGAACGG GAATCTGACGAGAAGGAGCTTCCGCCTCACATGACTTGTGTGTCGGTAGCAGAAATCAGAAAG GCTCAAAAGGAAGAACTAAAGGGTTCCACTACAAGGAAAATGGATTTTCTTGACTTTGActag
- the LOC107840895 gene encoding uncharacterized protein LOC107840895 — MATASKIVEKLNLKPHPEGGFYSETFRDNTVILSKSNLPPTYKVDRPVSTCIYFLLPSGSASHLHRIPCAETWHFYMGEPITVMELNETDGKVKLTCLGPDPLVDDQLVQYTVPPNVWFGAFPTRDYNITSDMQVTKAPTRDSEKHFSLVGCTCAPAFQFDDFELAKRSDLVSRYPAHESLLTLLAFSD, encoded by the exons ATGGCTACAGCttcaaaaattgttgaaaaactgAACTTGAAGCCACATCCAGAAGGTGGATTTTACTCAGAAACATTCAGAGATAACACTGTTATTCTCTCTAAATCAAATCTTCCACCTACAT ATAAGGTTGATCGACCTGTCAGTACATGCATCTACTTCTTGCTACCTTCTGGAAGTGCGTCTCATCTTCACCGGATACCATGCGCAGAAACATGGCACTTTTATATGGGAGAGCCAATCACG GTGATGGAACTAAATGAGACTGATGGGAAGGTGAAATTAACTTGCCTCGGACCCGATCCCCTCGTAGATGATCAGCTGGTGCAGTACACAGTACCTCCAAACGTCTGGTTTGGCGCGTTTCCCACGAGGGACTACAACATTACTTCCGATATGCAAGTAACGAAAGCGCCTACAAGAGACAGTGAGAAGCATTTCTCTCTAGTTGGATGCACTTGTGCTCCAGCATTCCAGTTTGATGATTTTGAACTAGCGAAACGATCTGATCTTGTTTCGCGCTATCCTGCTCATGAATCCCTCCTCACTTTGCTCGCCTTCTCCGACTAA